The window AACTATTAGTTTAAATATATTTGATAATTTAAAATTTCAGTCTTTTTTTATTGTAAATAATAATTTTTATTATGTTTTAATGACAAAATATTTGTAAAAATAATCTAAAAATTATTTTAATAACACTTTTATATTTATTTTAAATTTAAAAATTATAATTATCATATTAATTTTGCAAGAAGTCTATTGTTTTTGTAAACGTTTGGTGTTTGTGGATTTAACATAAATATTGTTATTATTATCAATTGCCATTTGAATACAGCATTTAGTATTAGTTGCGAATGGGTCAAGGTGAATTCTTCGTGGATCAGTTTTATATTTGAAATTTCCTTTATGGATTTCTTTAATAAATGTTTCATCGATTTGGATTTTACCAGATAATTTTTTAAATTTTAATTGGGTATTTTCTAATTGTTTTGATTTCATTAATTTTTGACGATTATATCAAGCAGTTTTTAATGTAGTTTTAATAAAACGAGAAATTGTTTTACTAGATTGCTCCAGCAATGAAATTTGAATCAATAAATTTCATTGTTCATAATTTAAATGACTTCAATAAATAAAATGATTACGAAAAGCGTCAAAACTTGCACGGCAATTTTTACATAAATATTTTTGTTTTCCTTCTGAATTATGTCCATTTTTAACGCAATGGTAAGATTCACATTTAGGGCATTTAATACCTTGCGCTCTAA is drawn from Spiroplasma endosymbiont of Clivina fossor and contains these coding sequences:
- a CDS encoding IS1/IS1595 family N-terminal zinc-binding domain-containing protein codes for the protein MIEVDNNYGKNNSRTSKYFNRWSIFRILWKSQTTSRINKKKQKRLNEIDQKFRAQGIKCPKCESYHCVKNGHNSEGKQKYLCKNCRASFDAFRNHFIYWSHLNYEQWNLLIQISLLEQSSKTISRFIKTTLKTAWYNRQKLMKSKQLENTQLKFKKLSGKIQIDETFIKEIHKGNFKYKTDPRRIHLDPFATNTKCCIQMAIDNNNNIYVKSTNTKRLQKQ